In Oryza brachyantha chromosome 2, ObraRS2, whole genome shotgun sequence, a single window of DNA contains:
- the LOC102711950 gene encoding PRELI domain containing protein 3B — protein MVVYTQEHVYRHPWDRVTAAAWRKFTDPASRTALSHVADVHTLDRRVDPEAGRLQAARSITVRSPPLPFVIRRLLPSVASSPSGAALCHCVETSLVDAPRRAMDVVVRNVSLRGLIEVEERSTYRPHAERPDEWTQFRQETTIRCRPLAALAAVAEKVETRCAERFMQNSAKGREVVERICRYLEAEAAGAASSAI, from the coding sequence ATGGTGGTGTACACGCAGGAGCACGTGTACCGGCACCCGTGGGACCGcgtcacggcggcggcgtggcgcaaGTTCACCGACCCGGCGTCGCGCACGGCGCTCTCCCACGTCGCCGACGTCCACACCCTCGACCGGCGCGTCGACCCGGAGGCCGGGCGGCTCCAGGCCGCGCGCTCCATCACGGTGCGCTCCCCGCCGCTCCCTTTCGTcatccgccgcctcctcccctcggtGGCCTCGTCCCCTTCCGGCGCGGCGCTCTGCCACTGCGTCGAGACCTCGCTCGTcgacgcgccgcgccgcgccatggACGTCGTCGTCCGCAACGTCTCCCTCCGCGGCCTCATCGAGGTCGAGGAGCGGTCAACCTACCGGCCACACGCGGAGCGGCCCGACGAGTGGACGCAGTTCAGGCAGGAGACCACGATCCGGTGCCGACCGCTCgcggccctcgccgccgttgccgagaAGGTCGAGACCCGCTGCGCCGAGAGATTCATGCAGAACAGCGCCAAGGGGAGGGAGGTCGTCGAGCGGATCTGTCGGTATCTCGAAGCCGAGGCCGCCGGCGCTGCGTCCTCTGCCATCTGA